The following are encoded in a window of Lichenicola cladoniae genomic DNA:
- the rplT gene encoding 50S ribosomal protein L20 produces MARVKRGVTTHARHKKVLAQSKGFVGRSSTNYRIALERLEKSLQYAYRDRRNKKRDFRGLWIQRINAAVREHGLTYSRFIAGLNKAEIEIDRKVLAAIAYDDPASFAEIVKKVQVAIAA; encoded by the coding sequence ATGGCACGCGTAAAACGGGGCGTAACCACACACGCTCGTCACAAGAAGGTCCTGGCTCAGTCCAAGGGCTTCGTCGGTCGTTCGTCGACCAACTATCGTATCGCGCTCGAGCGCCTGGAGAAGTCTCTCCAGTATGCGTATCGCGACCGTCGCAACAAGAAGCGCGACTTCCGTGGCCTGTGGATCCAGCGCATCAACGCTGCCGTCCGCGAGCATGGCCTGACATACAGCCGGTTCATCGCCGGGCTGAACAAGGCCGAGATCGAGATCGACCGCAAGGTTCTCGCCGCGATCGCCTATGACGATCCGGCGTCCTTCGCCGAGATCGTGAAGAAGGTCCAGGTCGCGATCGCCGCCTGA
- the rpmI gene encoding 50S ribosomal protein L35, whose amino-acid sequence MPKMKTKSSVKKRFKITATGKVLAGPGNKRHGLINRSQKMKRSNRGSQVLAEQDGKTVKQWAPYGLA is encoded by the coding sequence ATGCCCAAGATGAAGACCAAGTCGTCGGTCAAGAAGCGGTTCAAGATCACCGCGACCGGCAAGGTGCTCGCGGGTCCTGGCAACAAGCGCCACGGCCTGATCAATCGCTCACAGAAGATGAAGCGGTCCAACCGCGGCAGCCAGGTGCTCGCCGAGCAGGATGGCAAGACTGTGAAGCAGTGGGCCCCCTACGGGCTGGCCTGA
- a CDS encoding S53 family peptidase has translation MSFNYKRRLAASVASVLTALTFSLAGATSGQAAATSSAVAVGDILAQTVYLPLRNPQAAEAEAKAMQVPGPAYHKFLSVTDFVKKYAPTSGDVSKVEAVLTQLGYTVVYVYPNRLGIEVTSSAGTAQRALGVSLRRFTMNDRTGMAPTTPLTLPPALKGLVRGIGGLDTMTHPRPLHAISAYGHTITPHAVSGALTGGTPGDYLPADFAAKYGVNPIYQQGINGRGATIGIVTLANFYPSDAYLFWKQIGLNVSQSRITTVSVDGGTSIAPSDAAGEGETDLDVEQSGGLAPGANVRVYVAPNNTNANFINAFEAAASDNIADTVSASWGQPELDFFYNIATKTSGDTFLLDAFHDAFLEMALQGQTVFIAAGDSGSFDTVRGCPAYGTPTATAPVCNAPYAVDHPSSDPLVTSAGGTTLPFSFTTGKGVLISVAQEQAWGWDYIVNEAAAQGKASLEPIANFFSVGAGGGVSSYFGAPWYQQGVGGITKTKPGQTLTQDNGAGPVTQYVLPAKFAGRNSPDISANADPESGYQLIEEGQVVDFFGGTSFVAPQLNGVNALFTQALGRTGQLNPAVYEFSNLTSTDIKTGDNWGYKAKTGYDNAVGNGSLDAYKLAIGLAFLKYVQ, from the coding sequence ATGTCGTTTAACTACAAGCGCCGTTTGGCTGCCTCGGTCGCCTCGGTCCTCACCGCCCTTACCTTTTCCCTGGCTGGAGCGACCTCAGGTCAGGCCGCAGCCACCTCTTCCGCCGTCGCGGTCGGCGACATCCTGGCGCAGACCGTCTATCTGCCGCTGCGAAACCCGCAGGCTGCCGAGGCAGAAGCCAAGGCGATGCAGGTTCCGGGTCCCGCCTACCACAAGTTCCTGAGCGTCACCGACTTCGTCAAGAAGTATGCACCGACCAGCGGCGACGTCAGCAAGGTCGAGGCTGTCCTGACGCAGCTCGGCTACACCGTGGTCTACGTCTACCCGAACCGTCTCGGGATCGAGGTCACCAGCTCCGCCGGCACCGCCCAGCGCGCCCTCGGCGTATCGCTGCGCCGCTTCACGATGAACGACCGGACCGGCATGGCACCGACCACGCCACTCACCCTGCCGCCGGCTCTCAAAGGCCTCGTTCGTGGCATCGGCGGCCTCGACACGATGACCCATCCGCGTCCGTTGCATGCGATCAGCGCCTATGGTCACACCATCACCCCCCATGCGGTCAGCGGCGCACTCACCGGCGGCACGCCCGGCGACTACCTGCCGGCTGACTTTGCGGCCAAGTATGGCGTCAACCCGATTTACCAGCAGGGCATCAACGGCCGCGGCGCCACCATCGGCATCGTCACGCTGGCCAATTTCTATCCGTCCGACGCCTACCTGTTCTGGAAGCAGATCGGCCTGAATGTGTCGCAGTCTCGGATCACCACGGTCAGCGTCGACGGCGGCACCAGCATCGCCCCGAGCGATGCGGCCGGCGAAGGCGAGACCGACCTCGATGTCGAGCAGTCCGGTGGTCTCGCGCCGGGCGCCAACGTCCGCGTCTATGTCGCGCCGAACAACACCAACGCCAATTTCATCAACGCCTTCGAAGCAGCCGCGTCCGACAACATCGCCGATACGGTCTCCGCAAGCTGGGGCCAGCCGGAACTCGACTTCTTCTACAACATCGCCACCAAGACCAGCGGCGATACCTTCCTGCTCGACGCGTTCCACGACGCCTTCCTGGAAATGGCATTGCAGGGCCAGACGGTGTTCATCGCCGCAGGCGATTCGGGCTCATTCGATACGGTGCGCGGCTGCCCGGCCTACGGGACGCCAACCGCCACGGCCCCGGTCTGCAACGCACCGTACGCCGTCGACCATCCCTCGAGCGATCCGCTGGTGACCTCGGCCGGCGGCACCACGCTGCCGTTCTCGTTCACCACGGGCAAGGGCGTCCTGATCTCGGTGGCGCAGGAACAGGCCTGGGGCTGGGACTACATCGTCAACGAGGCGGCCGCGCAGGGGAAAGCATCGCTCGAGCCGATCGCCAACTTCTTCTCGGTCGGCGCCGGTGGCGGCGTCAGCTCCTACTTCGGTGCACCCTGGTATCAGCAGGGCGTGGGCGGCATTACCAAGACCAAGCCCGGCCAGACCCTCACCCAGGACAACGGCGCCGGACCGGTTACCCAGTACGTGCTGCCGGCCAAATTCGCCGGACGCAACAGCCCGGACATCTCGGCAAATGCCGATCCGGAGTCTGGCTATCAGCTGATCGAGGAAGGCCAGGTCGTCGACTTCTTTGGCGGCACCAGCTTCGTCGCGCCACAGCTCAACGGCGTAAACGCGCTGTTCACCCAGGCTCTCGGGCGCACCGGCCAGTTGAACCCGGCCGTCTACGAGTTCAGCAACCTGACCTCGACCGACATCAAGACCGGCGACAACTGGGGCTACAAGGCAAAGACCGGGTATGATAACGCCGTCGGTAACGGCTCGCTGGATGCCTACAAGCTGGCAATCGGCCTCGCGTTTCTGAAATACGTTCAGTAA
- a CDS encoding PadR family transcriptional regulator, which yields MGDGDGFTAGRKLSSADLQLVLLLLLGERPAHGYELIRMLEDRSGGFYAPSPGMVYPALTYLEEIGHAAVAPDGNRKLYSLTESGRAHLAANRAQADLMLDALARIGGRMEQVREAFAGVTDADPHGPDDLHRARHALKHALMRKRGCDAGEARRIARILDQASADILAGPAPGGEH from the coding sequence ATGGGCGACGGCGACGGCTTCACTGCTGGCCGCAAGCTCAGCTCGGCCGACCTGCAGCTGGTCCTGCTGCTGCTGCTGGGGGAGCGCCCGGCGCATGGCTACGAGCTCATCCGCATGCTCGAAGACCGTTCCGGCGGCTTCTATGCGCCGAGCCCGGGCATGGTCTATCCGGCCCTCACCTATCTCGAGGAGATCGGTCACGCCGCGGTCGCCCCGGACGGCAACCGCAAGCTCTACTCGCTGACCGAATCCGGCCGTGCCCACCTCGCCGCCAACCGTGCCCAGGCGGACCTGATGCTCGACGCACTCGCCCGGATCGGCGGCCGCATGGAACAGGTGCGCGAAGCCTTCGCGGGGGTCACCGATGCCGATCCGCATGGTCCGGACGACCTCCATCGCGCCCGGCACGCCCTCAAGCATGCCCTGATGCGCAAGCGCGGTTGCGATGCCGGCGAGGCTCGCCGCATCGCCCGCATCCTGGACCAGGCCAGCGCCGACATCCTGGCTGGCCCGGCTCCGGGCGGGGAGCACTGA
- a CDS encoding siderophore-interacting protein, with protein MNALVPVSRPVRTPIRIRHDVRIRLAQVVRVEILSPRMRRIVLGGGDLADFSTAAPDDHVKLFFTAPGQDKPTLPTMGPDGPALPEGAARPTARDYTPRRFDAASATLTIEFVLHGHGPAASWARSAVPGQWLGIAGPRGSQLVPEDYDTYLLAGDETALPAIARRLEEMQPGARTIALIEIENGDEERHLPTAANASVQWLHRDGRPAGTSDQLERALRSVQLPDGDTHAWLAGELDTIRRLRTHLIEDRTIPRTDIKAAGYWRLGVAGAHGKIE; from the coding sequence ATGAATGCCCTGGTTCCGGTGTCCCGCCCGGTACGCACGCCGATACGGATCCGGCACGACGTCCGCATCCGGCTGGCGCAGGTCGTGCGCGTCGAGATCCTGTCGCCTCGCATGCGCCGCATCGTGCTCGGCGGCGGCGACCTGGCCGACTTTTCCACTGCCGCACCCGACGACCACGTGAAGCTGTTCTTCACAGCTCCCGGCCAGGACAAGCCGACGCTTCCGACGATGGGGCCGGACGGCCCTGCCCTGCCAGAGGGCGCGGCACGCCCGACCGCCCGGGATTACACGCCACGACGCTTCGATGCCGCCTCCGCCACGCTCACCATCGAGTTCGTCCTGCATGGACACGGACCCGCCGCGAGCTGGGCGCGATCCGCCGTGCCCGGCCAGTGGCTCGGCATCGCCGGACCACGCGGCTCGCAGCTGGTGCCCGAGGATTACGACACCTACCTGCTCGCCGGCGACGAGACCGCACTGCCGGCGATCGCCCGCCGGCTCGAGGAAATGCAACCGGGTGCCCGCACGATCGCCCTGATCGAGATCGAGAACGGAGACGAGGAACGACACCTGCCGACCGCAGCCAATGCATCCGTCCAGTGGCTGCATCGAGACGGCCGGCCGGCCGGAACGTCGGACCAGCTCGAACGGGCGCTGCGATCAGTCCAGCTGCCGGACGGCGACACCCACGCCTGGCTTGCCGGTGAACTCGATACGATCAGGAGACTGCGCACACACCTCATCGAAGATCGGACCATCCCGCGCACCGACATCAAGGCAGCAGGCTACTGGAGGCTTGGAGTGGCCGGGGCGCATGGGAAGATAGAGTAG